The genomic window AGAGGACGCGGGCACTACTCACTCTCATCCATGTTGATGTAgtcctgcctctcctcctggTCACCTGTGCGATGGTTCCGGGACCGCTGCATGATGTGAGCCCTCTCCCTGATGTGGTGTCCAATCGACATCTGTTCCAAGCCGCTGTCCGAGTCCCTTACGGTTCGCCTTGTCTCACGGATCTGGGGGCAGATTCCCACGTGGAATCAACATTTTcattccttctcccagccccccaaGGCACCCCGATTCCTGCCTCCAGTATTTCAGCCAATTTGCACTGCCACCACTCCCAGGACGCCAGACGCGacattatgaagaagaaagaatggATTCCCCGCTGCCAACACTTCCCATTTCCTCCCGGGGCCCTTGGCACGGTTCAGTGAGTCACAAGAGCAAAGTGTGCTCCTTGAACTGCAGCTGACTGCAAAGCCAAGTGCTGTGGGTGGCCACCCACAAAGCCACCAAACAAAGCCCACGCTCTCacagcaaagccagcagctgcctccttaCCCCACCAGGTGCTGAACGCATCTCTGAGGTCTCCTGATAGACTTTGGGCCCATCACCCAGGTTGGAGTAAGAGATGACGGTTGAGGAGGTAAATGTCTGGCAGTTAGCACCACTTGTCATATGCTCCTGCAAGAAGGAATGGGGAATGGCAGAaagaagggatgggagggaagaaGAGATGGCATTTAATTCTCTCTATACAATGAAGTAGGAAGAAGTTACAATAGGAAGAATATAATCCCCATGGGTCCATTTTTCTGGAGAATACATCTTCCTGTTAAATTAATACCTATTTCTCGCTAAACAAGTCCGCCCCTACacttccttcctcacccctctcctctccctgcactcAGGAACAAGCTCTGTCACTGACTCCCAGCGATGAAGCAAAGCTTACAGCTTCTGCCACCTTGGCAGGTGTGGCTCAGTCCAGCCCAAGCAGCACAGTAAGGTGGGACACATTAGAGGGATGGCAGAAGCACCCTCAGCGCTCCCCTCAATACAGAATGGTTCATGGAGGGTTCTTACCATGTTTCCAATCATGTCGTTCATCATCCCAAACATATCTATAAAACCACCTGCctgataaaaaggaaaagagaacacAAGAGTAGTCAGTCTGGGAAGAGACATGAGGAAAGAACAACAAACTATctgcaaaaaaacctgctgcCTAAGAAGaaccttggggtttttttcccgtTCTTTCAGTAGTgcaggaaaaaatccccagaatTTGAGGTTGCTGTTCTCTCCATTCTCTCAGGTTGCATTGCTCAATGTTCTGGCAAAGGTTGTTCTTTTAGTTTCAATCCAACTACTGATCCACTGCGCTTTGTGAGCCTGGGAACTCAGTGAAGTTAAGAGAAGAAATCTCAGCATGTGCACTAACGGTGAGCTTAAGAAAAGTTTCCActgattgttttctttctagcaTAACAACAAATTTGCTTATTTTCCCATACAAACACCTGCCTTTTCCATCCTGTAAACCTGAAGGCTGCAGTAACACCCTGGGCCAGCAGGTCTCACAGGTTAATTGTGCAATATGTAAACAAAATTATAATGTCAGTTCAAActtgctgatttctttttttttgtttcctcgAGTAGCCTCTTGTTCTCGTTTCCAGCAGAGCACTACTCACATGCAATGTTATTATGCTTTGAAGTCTATGTGTTTGTAGTCTTATTAATCCTCCTCTGAGCTACAGAAATTCCGGGACTCTAGAGTCTCTTTCATGAGGCAATTCTGCAGAGCAAGACAGCTGAAGTTGCTGGATCTGGAATAACCTATTCCCACTGTATTATTTCAGTGGAAGATGGAGACCAGCACGCTCTGAGCGCGGGGCTCTCACGTACACACAGCCATTCTCATTCCAGCCCTGTATACCTGAAGCATCCTGCTGGCTTCTCCAGCCGCCACCACTGGCAGAGGAGGTGCAATCATCCCCTCTGCCTACTGATGGCCAAGTCCTTCCCTCGCATCCTCACAGCTCCTCCATTACCTCCAGATCTGCAGCTTCTTTTCAGACGTATGAGATTATTATGGGACTACCTGCTCTTCCCAGATATTAACTGTCCCAATTCCCATGAAATATTGTGCTATAACAGCTTCATGGCTTTTCTCTGGTCAAGGTGCAAATACAACTCCCCCATATAAACAGAGTTAGACTCTCTCTTTGAAAACAGCTCACGGACAGGATTAAAACATTAGAGGGGAAACAAAGTAAAGGCCTGAAGTCATAAAGCAACTCTATGAGAGGTCCACGAGGAACCAGATGCTTCCAGTTTCAGCTCAATACCCTCTTCCCTACTCCATTTACTATAAATCTAAAGCTCATCCTAGTCTCCTAAGACATTCACATCCTCCCTACCTGGTAGGATAGCTGGTCATGCTCACAGATGGCTACATTTTAGCACTGGTTGCACACAGTGCTGATGAATCTCAGCATGGAGCCACTACTTGGAAAGCCTCTATAATCTGacccagaaaaacagaaaacttaCCATGCCGAGCATCCCAAAGGGTGaaacagctcctgcctgccaggagaacagaaaaacagaacagagaaTGACTTTGCAACAGCCAAACACTATGAACTAGTGTGTTCATCAGAACACACTAATCCTTCTCAGAAACAGAACTGGGAACACTCAGGCTCTACAAACAGATCAAGAAAGAGCCCCATGGATTCCTGGGAGTTCAAGCCGTATCACCCCTAACAAACCAGACATAAGGTGCTGCTCCTAAATATCTCCCTTTTATATGAATTCACATCCTTGAGAAACAACACATATTCATTCCCTTCCTCCCATCCAACCTAGAACGCAGTTGCACTCAACACATTAATACAGGTGGAGTAAAGAGAAGGGCCAGAACACCACTGCACTAGAGATTAATTCTGCACCCACCACCCGTGTGGAGGCAAGGGGGGTGCCCAGCCCAGGAATGGTGGGAGGCAGAAACTGACGTGGCAGTTTGAGAAATTCCAGCCTGTACTCAGCCCCTCTGTTACCTGCATCCTGCGGCCAGCCTGGCGAGCCCCAGGTGTGGTCCCATCCGTGATGCCAAGGAGCGGCCCGAACCCAAAGCTCCCAGACAGCATGCGGTTCATGTGCTGCCGGTGGATGGCAAAAGGATCCCTTTTGGAAAGGTGGAGAGAACAATGGTGAGGACAAAGCCCCATATAATCCACTCCTCCTGACTCTGAGTTTTTCTTACACAACTGTACATTCCTTCCCAAGCTGAAAATTCAGAATCCTGAGAAGTAGGAGTTGCCTATGGTGATCcttggggctggaagggacctctggaccCCATCACATCTCTTGTGATAGAAGGTTTTATACCACAGAAGCCCTCTCAGGTACTAACTGCTGTCTGCTCAGAAGTAGGTTGGTGTTCTGCTCTCAGTACTGCTTTGGAGTAAAGCATGGCCAAGGCCGTTCCAGAACCTCGCTGCTCTAACACCTTTTGTAGGGAGGTGCATGAAGACCCTCCTGGCTGCAAAGATAGGGCTGCACTTAatggcagcagggagcaggagatCCTACATATTGTCCTCTCACCCCTCCACATACATACACATGAACAGTGAAATGCAAGACTGGAACCTCCAGAATGGACTGTATGGCCTGACAGCCCTCTGCCCCCCAGGGGGTGAGACCATATACAGCTTTTCCAGATTTGAGGGAGAAGGGGAACAATAAATGGGATCCCTAGCtggttttcccttcttttgCAGCCTCCACTTTGAGGGCTGCACAGATTCACACATCCTGGAGAAGCgagagcaggaaaagaagggTAAGGATAAACAGTCACAGAATACAGCGACCACAATAAGAAACTTCTGGGAAATACCATAGCTTTTTTCCTGCCCATCTTGTAGTCTGCAATTATCCCTCTTGAGCATTAATAACCTCTACAGCATAGATTGTTCCTGAGATCACAAAAGTACCTACTACAACCCAGTACTTTTCTGTCTCTACTGGAAATGCTTCCCATAATAAAAGCTAGACTCATACCTGCCATGTTAATGAGAACACGCTGTCATTCTGTGACTAACTGGGACATCGAGGTCTCCTCTCCTGCTAATTTGCTCACAGCTGATAAAAGTCTTGCTTACTACTGATTTCATATGCAATAAAATGGACTGTTCTTCTACATGCATAAATTTCACCAAATTTCTAGTAGTGTCTTGTTTAATGTAATCAAATTCTTCCTGTATTACAGCCTATTCCTTATCCACTTTGGCAAGGGCTGCCAACTTAGTGTCACTGCCAAAATTTATCAATAGCATCCAATTTCTGTACTGaggacagaaacaaaaacattcaGTGAAAGGAATCCCAGGAAGAGTTCTTGGGACCTTTGTTAGATTTCAATACTTGTGTTTCAAAACTACTCGTTGTCTTCTCTTTACTTTGTTCTTCACAACTTGACAACTGCTTCAGCAgccttctccagctccattAATGACTTCCTGTGCAGAACAGCAACAAACACTGGACAGAGCAGC from Corvus hawaiiensis isolate bCorHaw1 chromosome 2, bCorHaw1.pri.cur, whole genome shotgun sequence includes these protein-coding regions:
- the MLF2 gene encoding myeloid leukemia factor 2, producing the protein MFRLMRDGEPEDPMFAMDPFAIHRQHMNRMLSGSFGFGPLLGITDGTTPGARQAGRRMQAGAVSPFGMLGMAGGFIDMFGMMNDMIGNMEHMTSGANCQTFTSSTVISYSNLGDGPKVYQETSEMRSAPGGIRETRRTVRDSDSGLEQMSIGHHIRERAHIMQRSRNHRTGDQEERQDYINMDESDAAAFDDEWRRETSRFRPQRGLDYRRHEGSAGRRAEGTRLAIQGPEDSPSRQSRRYDW